In Nocardioides faecalis, the following proteins share a genomic window:
- the purH gene encoding bifunctional phosphoribosylaminoimidazolecarboxamide formyltransferase/IMP cyclohydrolase encodes MSDTSAKQVPIKRALISVFDKTGLEDLVRGLHEAGVELVSTGGSAALIDDLGLPVTKVEDLTGFPECLDGRVKTLHPRVHAGILADRRLPEHVAQLAALDVAPFDLVVVNLYPFAATVASGAGVDDCIEKIDIGGPSMVRAAAKNHPSVAIVTDRADYPRALEAARSGGFTYAERKVLAAKAFVHTATYDVQVASWMGSVLTDSSAVDGESTGFPAWIGATWDKAAVLRYGENPHQPAALYTSGQGAGGLAAATQLHGKEMSYNNYVDTDAARRAAYDHGDLPTVAIIKHANPCGIAVGADVAEAHRRAHECDPVSAFGGVIATNVPVSVEMAEQVAEVFTEVIVAPGYDYGAVEVLARKKNIRILLAEPLTAGGVETRPISGGLLVQHADRFQAEGDDPASWTLASGEAADEQTLADLAFAWRAVRAAKSNAILLAKDGGAVGIGMGQVNRVDSCKLAVERANTLVEGPEGAVERARGAVAASDAFFPFEDGPQILIEAGVKAIVQPGGSVRDELTVELCKKHGVTMYFTGTRHFFH; translated from the coding sequence GTGAGCGACACGTCCGCCAAGCAGGTGCCGATCAAGCGCGCGCTGATCTCCGTCTTCGACAAGACCGGCCTCGAGGACCTCGTCCGCGGCCTGCACGAGGCGGGTGTCGAGCTGGTCTCCACCGGCGGATCGGCGGCGCTGATCGACGACCTCGGGCTGCCGGTCACCAAGGTGGAGGACCTCACCGGGTTCCCCGAGTGCCTCGACGGCCGGGTCAAGACGCTGCACCCCCGGGTGCACGCCGGCATCCTCGCCGACCGGCGCCTGCCCGAGCACGTCGCACAGCTCGCGGCGCTCGACGTCGCCCCGTTCGACCTGGTCGTGGTCAACCTGTACCCCTTCGCTGCCACCGTCGCCTCCGGCGCCGGCGTGGACGACTGCATCGAGAAGATCGACATCGGCGGCCCGTCCATGGTCCGCGCCGCCGCGAAGAACCACCCCTCCGTCGCGATCGTCACCGACCGCGCCGACTACCCGCGCGCCCTCGAGGCGGCCCGCAGCGGCGGCTTCACCTACGCCGAGCGCAAGGTGCTGGCCGCGAAGGCGTTCGTGCACACCGCGACGTACGACGTCCAGGTGGCCTCCTGGATGGGCAGCGTGCTCACCGACTCCTCCGCCGTCGACGGCGAGTCCACGGGCTTCCCTGCCTGGATCGGCGCGACCTGGGACAAGGCGGCCGTGCTGCGCTACGGCGAGAACCCGCACCAGCCGGCCGCGCTGTACACCTCGGGCCAGGGCGCGGGCGGGCTGGCCGCGGCCACCCAGCTGCACGGCAAGGAGATGTCGTACAACAACTACGTCGACACCGACGCGGCCCGCCGCGCGGCCTACGACCACGGCGACCTGCCGACGGTGGCGATCATCAAGCACGCCAACCCGTGCGGCATCGCGGTCGGCGCCGACGTCGCTGAGGCGCACCGCCGGGCCCACGAGTGCGACCCGGTCTCCGCCTTCGGCGGCGTCATCGCCACCAACGTCCCCGTCTCGGTGGAGATGGCCGAGCAGGTCGCCGAGGTCTTCACCGAGGTCATCGTCGCGCCCGGCTACGACTACGGCGCGGTCGAGGTCCTGGCGCGCAAGAAGAACATCCGCATCCTCCTCGCCGAGCCGCTCACCGCCGGTGGCGTCGAGACCCGCCCGATCAGCGGCGGGCTGCTGGTCCAGCACGCCGACCGGTTCCAGGCCGAGGGCGACGACCCCGCCAGCTGGACGCTGGCCAGTGGCGAGGCCGCCGACGAGCAGACGCTGGCGGACCTGGCGTTCGCCTGGCGCGCGGTGCGGGCGGCGAAGTCCAACGCGATCCTGCTCGCCAAGGACGGCGGCGCGGTGGGCATCGGCATGGGCCAGGTCAACCGCGTGGACTCCTGCAAGCTCGCCGTGGAGCGCGCCAACACCCTCGTCGAGGGTCCCGAGGGCGCCGTCGAGCGTGCCCGTGGGGCGGTCGCCGCCTCGGATGCGTTCTTCCCCTTCGAGGACGGGCCGCAGATCCTCATCGAGGCCGGCGTGAAGGCGATCGTGCAGCCGGGCGGCTCCGTGCGCGACGAGCTGACCGTCGAGCTGTGCAAGAAGCACGGCGTGACCATGTACTTCACCGGCACCCGGCACTTCTTCCACTGA
- a CDS encoding CAP domain-containing protein produces MLAPDPASTSVPAPRARPHRDPYRDAPVGAGRRAYRTLVVVLLGAVVAAGTLLAPGSARAGGAAGTRAATAAAPAPTVDARAVRKGTRLAVKPNRISNGQVVRVRGKVPGGPRKIRVQVHHGKGAWQRVATTRTRKTGTFNVRVALSVPASVSRLKVRVLAPRAKVRGKKRAAAVTPSRVVISRGAPIGTTTERQVLTLANRERAAAGCGPLVMEARLRAAARGHSADMAARNYFSHDSLDGRTFADRIEAAGYRSWQLLGENIAAGQRSATEVMRDWMNSPGHRRNILNCSFTEIGVGHVVRARDGRAYWTQDFGRR; encoded by the coding sequence ATGCTGGCCCCAGACCCTGCTTCCACCTCCGTCCCGGCGCCGCGCGCCCGCCCGCACCGTGACCCGTACCGCGACGCACCGGTTGGCGCTGGCCGCCGTGCCTACCGCACGCTCGTGGTGGTCCTGCTCGGTGCCGTGGTCGCGGCCGGCACGCTGCTCGCGCCGGGCAGCGCCCGTGCGGGCGGTGCGGCCGGCACCCGTGCCGCGACGGCCGCCGCGCCGGCACCGACGGTGGACGCTCGCGCGGTGCGCAAGGGCACCCGGCTCGCTGTGAAGCCCAACCGGATCAGCAACGGCCAGGTGGTGCGGGTGCGCGGCAAGGTGCCCGGCGGGCCCCGCAAGATCCGGGTCCAGGTGCACCACGGCAAGGGAGCCTGGCAGCGCGTGGCCACCACGCGCACCCGCAAGACCGGCACGTTCAACGTCCGCGTCGCGCTGTCGGTGCCCGCGTCGGTGAGCCGCCTCAAGGTCCGGGTCCTGGCCCCGCGGGCGAAGGTGCGTGGCAAGAAGCGCGCCGCCGCCGTCACCCCGAGCCGCGTGGTGATCTCACGCGGCGCTCCGATCGGCACCACGACCGAGCGGCAGGTGCTCACGCTGGCGAACCGCGAGCGTGCCGCGGCGGGCTGCGGACCGCTGGTCATGGAGGCCCGGCTGCGGGCCGCCGCCCGGGGCCACAGTGCCGACATGGCGGCGCGCAACTACTTCAGCCACGACTCCCTCGACGGGCGCACCTTCGCCGACAGGATCGAGGCCGCCGGCTACCGGTCCTGGCAGCTGTTGGGGGAGAACATCGCGGCCGGGCAGCGCAGCGCCACCGAGGTGATGCGGGACTGGATGAACAGTCCCGGGCACCGCCGCAACATCCTGAACTGCTCCTTCACCGAGATCGGCGTCGGGCACGTCGTCCGCGCCCGTGACGGGCGCGCCTACTGGACCCAGGACTTCGGCCGCCGCTGA
- the purN gene encoding phosphoribosylglycinamide formyltransferase, with translation MPSPQRLVVLVSGSGTNLQALLDACAQESYGARVVAVGADRDGIEGLARAERAGIPTFVVRVGEHADRAAWDAVLAAEVARHEPDLVVLAGFMKLVGPAFLDRFGGRTLNTHPALSPAFPGMHGPRDALAYGVKVTGATLFLVDAGVDTGAIVAQAAVPVEADDSEETLHERIKVAERAMLVEAVGRIAREGVTVEGRRVRFGR, from the coding sequence GTGCCCAGCCCCCAGCGTCTCGTCGTCCTGGTGTCCGGCTCCGGCACCAACCTCCAAGCGCTCCTCGATGCCTGCGCCCAGGAGTCGTACGGCGCCCGCGTGGTCGCGGTCGGCGCCGATCGCGACGGGATCGAAGGGCTCGCGCGCGCCGAGCGCGCCGGCATCCCCACCTTCGTCGTCCGGGTGGGCGAGCACGCCGACCGCGCGGCCTGGGACGCCGTGCTCGCCGCGGAGGTCGCCCGCCACGAGCCGGACCTGGTGGTGCTCGCCGGGTTCATGAAGCTCGTCGGTCCCGCCTTCCTGGACCGCTTCGGCGGCCGCACCCTCAACACGCACCCGGCGCTGTCGCCGGCCTTCCCCGGCATGCACGGCCCGCGCGACGCCCTGGCGTACGGCGTCAAGGTCACCGGCGCCACGCTGTTCCTCGTCGACGCGGGCGTCGACACCGGCGCGATCGTGGCGCAGGCGGCCGTGCCCGTCGAGGCCGACGACTCCGAGGAGACGCTGCACGAGCGGATCAAGGTCGCCGAGCGCGCGATGCTGGTCGAGGCGGTCGGCCGGATCGCCCGCGAGGGCGTCACCGTCGAGGGTCGGCGCGTCCGTTTCGGCCGTTGA
- a CDS encoding cell division protein PerM: MTSLQSPPARRSSRSRGSGHRTDAELRRDLATQRPLVPTATLGGAIAAGGPLLVCLALAVVGWFLTDAGSQGTPSGALRVGAHGWLAAHGSTVAVEGIRITAIPLGLTLLCAWTAWRLGHRVGESVSGHGPDADRIADGERDWTVPLAGALFAVGYVVVAVLAAATAATAVSAPSQPRLVLFSLLLAGGVGTTAIAFGSGRAAIWLPAVPAAVRDVALVAWRVLRAWLALSALLLAGAFVWDFSTAANVVSQLHADAGALTLLVVITALVLPNAVLFSSAYALGPGFTVGTGTTVSTGLVVLGPLPMFPLLAALPDQGPTPWWTDWLMLVPVLLAFVIAARVQRDRPVLAWDRAAIRGCAGGIVAGVALAVVTVLAGGAVGPGRMSEVGPYTFDVLLHAVTSFGIGGLVGAVLVCWWQRDGAGRLASARDAVTSRLPGRH, translated from the coding sequence ATGACGTCGCTGCAGTCGCCCCCGGCCCGTCGCTCCTCCCGGTCCCGCGGTTCGGGACACCGGACCGACGCCGAGTTGCGCCGCGACCTGGCCACCCAGCGGCCGCTGGTGCCCACCGCCACCCTCGGCGGTGCGATCGCGGCCGGCGGCCCCCTGCTGGTCTGCCTGGCGCTCGCCGTCGTGGGCTGGTTCCTCACCGATGCCGGCAGCCAGGGCACCCCCAGCGGCGCGCTGCGCGTGGGCGCGCACGGCTGGCTGGCCGCACACGGCTCCACGGTGGCCGTCGAGGGCATCCGGATCACCGCGATCCCGCTGGGGCTCACCCTGCTCTGCGCCTGGACGGCGTGGCGGCTGGGGCACCGGGTGGGGGAGTCGGTCTCCGGGCACGGTCCCGATGCCGACCGGATCGCGGACGGTGAGCGCGACTGGACCGTCCCGCTCGCCGGTGCCCTGTTCGCCGTCGGCTACGTGGTGGTCGCGGTGCTCGCCGCCGCGACGGCCGCGACCGCCGTCTCGGCGCCCAGTCAGCCGCGGCTGGTGCTGTTCTCGCTCCTGCTCGCCGGCGGGGTCGGCACCACGGCCATCGCCTTCGGGTCCGGCCGCGCCGCGATCTGGCTGCCTGCCGTCCCGGCCGCCGTCCGCGACGTCGCACTGGTGGCCTGGCGCGTGCTGCGCGCCTGGCTCGCGCTGAGCGCGCTGCTGCTCGCCGGCGCCTTCGTCTGGGACTTCTCGACCGCCGCGAACGTGGTCTCCCAGCTGCACGCCGACGCGGGCGCGCTCACCCTGCTCGTGGTGATCACCGCGCTCGTGCTGCCCAACGCGGTGCTGTTCTCCAGCGCCTACGCGCTGGGGCCGGGCTTCACCGTCGGCACCGGCACCACGGTCTCCACCGGGCTGGTGGTGCTGGGGCCGCTGCCGATGTTCCCCCTGCTGGCCGCGCTGCCCGACCAGGGGCCGACGCCGTGGTGGACCGACTGGCTGATGCTCGTCCCGGTGCTCCTGGCCTTCGTGATCGCCGCCCGGGTGCAGCGCGATCGACCGGTACTGGCCTGGGACCGCGCCGCGATCCGTGGTTGTGCCGGCGGCATCGTCGCGGGCGTCGCGCTGGCCGTGGTGACCGTCCTCGCCGGCGGCGCCGTGGGGCCGGGCCGGATGAGCGAGGTCGGGCCGTACACCTTCGACGTGCTGCTGCACGCCGTGACCTCGTTCGGCATCGGCGGGCTGGTGGGTGCCGTGCTCGTGTGCTGGTGGCAGCGCGACGGCGCGGGCCGACTGGCCTCGGCGCGCGACGCCGTGACCTCCCGGCTCCCCGGGCGGCACTGA